DNA sequence from the Leuconostoc lactis genome:
TGCAGTTGCTGTGCAGGGCGCGCAAGAAATTGCTGGGGATTTCCTACAGTTGCGAGATGCCGGGGCTTTCCATGATGGCGATAAAATCATGGCGGAACTGATGCAAATTTTGGAGTGAAAATATGTCCTACGCGGCTGATGTCAAAAAAGAATTAACAGGGTTACTGGTTCATGATGGTAACGCTAAAGCAGAATTATCCGCACTGATGCGTATGAATGGTGTCAGTACGCTTGGTTTTGACCAAACCGTGTCTGTCAAAACCGAAAACGCCGCGATTGCGCGACGCATTTACACGTTGTTAACGCAAAATTATGCTGGCGTGGTGGTTGAAGTGACGATGGCTGATCACAGTTATTTATCACAGCATAAGTCTTATGCTGTGTTGCTGAAGACACAGGTTGAGGAAGTGTTAGCTGATTTAGGGGTTGATCCCTTTGGGCTACATCCAGAAATCCCAGCCCGTCTGTTAAATCAAAAGGATAAGCGACGCTCCTTTTTACGGGGAGCCTTTTTGGCAGCTGGTTCAGTGAACTCACCAGAAAAAGCCAATTATCATTTAGAAATTTTTACCACCCATGAAGAACTCGCTGAAAAAATGTTGCAAATGATGCAAGAATTTAACTTGCCTGCTAAAATTACTGATCGTGCGGGCGGTTTTATTGTTTATCTTAAGCGGGCGGAAAAAATTGTGGATTTTTTGTCGCTGATTGGGGCTTCTCAGACCATGTTGCGATTTGAAGATATCCGTATGATGCGTGATATGCGCAATTCGGTCAATCGCATGATGAATGCCGAAATGGCAAATATGCAAAAAACAGCGGATGCGGCCAACAAACAAGTGCAGCAGATTCTATTTATTGCCAATGCCATTGGGGATTTAGATTTGCTACCTAAAAAGTTACGCGATATCGCTAAAGCCCGTTTAGAGCATCCAGATGCCTCGTTAGCTGAACTGGGAGACTATCTAGAAATTAGTAAATCTGGGGCGAATCATCGCATGCGGAAGTTAAAAGAGCTGGAACAAATGATTAAAGATGAGGTGCCATTTGACCTAGCAAAGTTGTAAAATAAATTTTAGCACTCTAACTGTGTTTGTGCTAAAATAGTCTTAGTGACTCGATACTGACATCGAGTGACACATAATTGACTAGTTTGTCATGCCACCTGTTGGTGGGTATGATAAACTGGGACCATGAAAAGGAGCTTAACAACTATGTGGCCAGGAGTTATTGAACAAACAGCAAACGGCCGTGAAAGCTATGACTTGCCTTCACGTTTGTTAAAAGATCGTATTGTTTTGGTACAAGGCGAAATCGAAGATAGCATGGCAACTTCAATTGTTGCCCAATTGTTATTTTTGGAAGCCCAAGATCCAACGAAAGAAATTTCAATGTATATCAATTCACCTGGTGGCTCAGTAACTGCTGGGCTATCGATTACCGATACCATGAACTTTATTAAGGCGCCAGTGACGACTATTGTGATGGGCTTGGCAGCCTCAATGGGAACAATTATTGCCAGTTCTGGTGAAAAAGGGCACCGTTTCATGTTGCCTAATGCTGAATACTTGATTCACCAACCAATGGGCGGTGCTGCTGGTGGTACGCAGCAAACAGATATGGCCATTATTGCTGAACAATTGACAAAAACACGGGCAAAGTTGAACCGTATTTTGGCCGATGCGTCTGGCAAAGACTTGGAAACAATTGCACATGATACAGAACGTGATTATTGGATGAGCGCTGAAGAAACGTTGGAGTACGGCTTTATTGACGGTATTTTGACGAAGTCTGGAGAAAAGCCAGTTGTCAAGTGATGATGAGAAAACTGATCGATAACTTTGTGAGTTACGGTTAGCTTTTTTATTAGCTATAAATGAACCTGATCGGGTAAAATGAGATGCGGTATCATCAGGATTTCACGGTAATACGTGCAATATAATAATCTCATTAAATTAATACTTTCACGTGCAAATATGCACAATATAGGGTAGAATAAGATAGTAATAAAATTTTTGGAGGATATTATGAAGATTTTTGCTTACGGTATTCGTAATGACGAAAAGCCAGCTTTAGAAGATTGGAAATCAGCTCATCCAGAAGTTGAAGTTGATTATACCCAAGAACTTTTGACACCCGAAACAGCCGCTTTGGCTAAGGGGTCAGATTCAGTGGTTGTTTATCAACAATTAGACTACACGCCTGAAACATTGAAGGCATTGGCAGAAGCTGGTGTGACAAACATGTCTTTGCGTAATGTTGGAACAGATAACATTGACTTTGAAACAGCAAAGGCTTTGGACTTCAACATTTCAAACGTCCCAGTTTACTCACCAAATGCGATTGCTGAACATGCAGCTATTCAAGTTGCTGCTTTGTTGTCACAAGCAAAGGTGATGGAAAACAAAGTACAAAAGCGCGATTTGCGTTGGGAACCAACAATCCGTCGTGAAGTTCGCGACCAAGTTGTTGGTGTTGTTGGTACAGGTCACATCGGTCGTGTCTTCTTGGAAATCATGCAAGGTTTCGGGGCAAAGGTTATCGCTTATGATGTTTACCGCAACCCAGAACTTGAAGCAACTGGTGTTTATGTTGATACTTTGGATGAATTGCTTGAACAATCAGACGTCGTTTCATTGCACGTGCCACACATTCCAGGTGTTAATGATCAAATGATCAATGCAGAAACAATTGCTAAGATGAAGGATGACGCAGTCTTGGTTAACGTTTCTCGTGGTTTGTTGGTTGATACAGATGCCGTTGTTGCCGCATTGGATTCAAAGAAGTTGTTTGGCTTCGTAATGGATACTTATGAAGGTGAAGTTGGTGTCTTCAACAAGGACTGGTCAGAAAACGGTTTGGAAGACAAGCGTTTGGACGATTTGATTTCACGTGAAAATGTTTATGTGACACCACATACAGCATTCTACACAACGCACGCTGTGCGAGAAATGGTATATCAATCATTTGATGCTGCCGTAGCATTTGCCAAGGGTGAAACACCTGCAAATGCTGTGAAGTACTAAACACAGGAACACCCGCAGTAGCGCGGGTGTTCTTATGTCATTTTGTGTCACGGTATGGCACGTAGTAAAATTTTGATGGAAAAAACTTAGCAATACAGTTAGGGATTGCTGTAATTTTAGGTGAGGGAAATTATGACGATTAAAGCAGAAGGCCAAAAGTGGGCTTCAAAAGATTCACAAGCCTTACGTAATGAAGAATACGCGCGTAAGGCTGTGGAAAATGCCCCAGTAACATTTAGTGGTGATACAGAACTTAAGTTGAAGGATTTCTTCTTTAAAGTTTTGTCTGGTTCAGCGCAAGGTATTTTGATTGGTGTGTTACCATCTGCGGTAATGAAGTACATCATTCAATATTCTGGTTTGGGGACAACTACATTTGGTGGACATCTAAGCGCGATTTTGACGTTGTTCACATCATTCATCCCCGTTTTGATTGGTTTGGCGGTTGCCTTGCAATTTAAGATGAAGAGCTTGGATGTTGGTGTTGTGGCAATTGCAACAGCTGCAGCATCTGGTTCAATCAAGTGGGCACAAGTACCAACTGGCTTTGTGAACCCAATTACAGGGGCTAAGACAATTGCCCCAAGTAATATCTACATTGCTAGTGGCGCTGGTGATGTGATTAATGCCATGATTGTGGCTGCTGTGGCGGTCTTTGTGACATGGTTAGTTGCACGTTACTTGAAGGGCTTCGGTTCTGTTGCTATCATTTTGAGCCCAATTATCATTGGTGGCGGTGTTGGTTTGTTTGGTAAGGTGATTGCGCCTTACGTTGGGGCTGTCACAACTTGGATTGGTAACATGATTGAAACGTTTACACGTTTGGCACCAATTCCAATGGTTATGTTGATTGCCATGGCGTTCTCAATTATTATCATTACACCTGTTTCAACAGTTGGTATTGCCTTGGCTATTTCATTGTCAGGTATCGGTTCTGGTGCTGCCGCAATGGGTGTTGTAGCCACAACAATTGTTTTGTTGATTAACTCATGGCGTGTTAACAAGCCAGGTGTGACAGTAGCGATTGCATTGGGTGCCATGAAGGGTATGATGCCATCTGTCTTTGCTAAGCCGGTAACCATGCTACCATTCATGCTGGCAGCGGCAATTTCTGCTATTCCGGTTGCTTTGTTCAACATTCAAGGAACACCAACAACTGCTGGATTCGGTTACATTGGATTAGTATCACCAATCCAATCAATGGTGAAAGATCCATCAATTCCAGCAAATGTGATGAACCACTTCATTAATCCATTTACAGCTTTGCTTGCTTGGATTATTATTCCAATCATTGCCGGATTTATTGCACAATTCATCTTCAGTAACTGGTTGAAGTTGTACACACCAGCTGATTTTGAACAAGAACTATAAAATGTAGTACGTATGAGCGTCACCTCGAATTAATGAGGTGGCGCTTTTTGTTTGACAAAATCGTTGAGCAATGTAACAAAATTTCGCATCAATGTTACAAAAGTATTAAATGAAGTATGCCTTTTTCCGGACTTATGGGGTATTTTTCGTTAATTAACGTTTTTTGATTGATTTTGAAAGCGCGATGATACTGCGTGTTCAGCCGGGTTTTAGGTCATATACGACTTTTTAAATATATATATTATTGGTTATTTGTATATTAAAAGGTTTTTGTACCGTTTTTTGATTGGCTATGTTACATATATGTAATATTGATACGTCAAAATAAGTCACATGATGTTAAAGAAAATTTTAATCACAAGTGCAACAGTAACTGGTATGACGTTGGGGGTTCTCGGCGCGCAACTTAAAGCTGAAAGTCATCCAACGGATGCCGCTTCATTAAACGAACAAGTTAGTGTAAAAGCGGTAGACCGAGCTGTTGCTTCATTAGCTGACGTGAAGTCAGTCCAATTGTCAGTCAGTCAAGCGGTGGCAGCACACGCCACTGCTGAACAAGACACAACACCAGCGGCAACTGCGCCGGCTGCAGCAGCACCAGCTGTTGCCGTTGCAGAACCAGTTGCGACACCGGCACCAACAGCGCCGGCAGCCGCGCCTGCTGTTGTGACACCAGTTGCAACACCAGCCAAGCCAGCTGCAGCAACACCAGCACCGGCTTCTGGTGACTTGCAATGGTTGATTGCACGTGAAAGTAGCGGTAACGTTAACGCACAAAACGGGCCTTACTATGGGATTGGCCAATTAAGCGAAAATTATTATGCCAAATACGTCCCAGGCCAAAACTATCGCGGCAACTACGCGGTGCAACTTGAA
Encoded proteins:
- a CDS encoding PTS transporter subunit IIC codes for the protein MTIKAEGQKWASKDSQALRNEEYARKAVENAPVTFSGDTELKLKDFFFKVLSGSAQGILIGVLPSAVMKYIIQYSGLGTTTFGGHLSAILTLFTSFIPVLIGLAVALQFKMKSLDVGVVAIATAAASGSIKWAQVPTGFVNPITGAKTIAPSNIYIASGAGDVINAMIVAAVAVFVTWLVARYLKGFGSVAIILSPIIIGGGVGLFGKVIAPYVGAVTTWIGNMIETFTRLAPIPMVMLIAMAFSIIIITPVSTVGIALAISLSGIGSGAAAMGVVATTIVLLINSWRVNKPGVTVAIALGAMKGMMPSVFAKPVTMLPFMLAAAISAIPVALFNIQGTPTTAGFGYIGLVSPIQSMVKDPSIPANVMNHFINPFTALLAWIIIPIIAGFIAQFIFSNWLKLYTPADFEQEL
- a CDS encoding ATP-dependent Clp protease proteolytic subunit, with amino-acid sequence MWPGVIEQTANGRESYDLPSRLLKDRIVLVQGEIEDSMATSIVAQLLFLEAQDPTKEISMYINSPGGSVTAGLSITDTMNFIKAPVTTIVMGLAASMGTIIASSGEKGHRFMLPNAEYLIHQPMGGAAGGTQQTDMAIIAEQLTKTRAKLNRILADASGKDLETIAHDTERDYWMSAEETLEYGFIDGILTKSGEKPVVK
- a CDS encoding peptidoglycan-binding protein — encoded protein: MLKKILITSATVTGMTLGVLGAQLKAESHPTDAASLNEQVSVKAVDRAVASLADVKSVQLSVSQAVAAHATAEQDTTPAATAPAAAAPAVAVAEPVATPAPTAPAAAPAVVTPVATPAKPAAATPAPASGDLQWLIARESSGNVNAQNGPYYGIGQLSENYYAKYVPGQNYRGNYAVQLEAMQKYIADRYGTVAQAIAHWQANNWY
- the whiA gene encoding DNA-binding protein WhiA; amino-acid sequence: MSYAADVKKELTGLLVHDGNAKAELSALMRMNGVSTLGFDQTVSVKTENAAIARRIYTLLTQNYAGVVVEVTMADHSYLSQHKSYAVLLKTQVEEVLADLGVDPFGLHPEIPARLLNQKDKRRSFLRGAFLAAGSVNSPEKANYHLEIFTTHEELAEKMLQMMQEFNLPAKITDRAGGFIVYLKRAEKIVDFLSLIGASQTMLRFEDIRMMRDMRNSVNRMMNAEMANMQKTADAANKQVQQILFIANAIGDLDLLPKKLRDIAKARLEHPDASLAELGDYLEISKSGANHRMRKLKELEQMIKDEVPFDLAKL
- a CDS encoding D-2-hydroxyacid dehydrogenase, with product MKIFAYGIRNDEKPALEDWKSAHPEVEVDYTQELLTPETAALAKGSDSVVVYQQLDYTPETLKALAEAGVTNMSLRNVGTDNIDFETAKALDFNISNVPVYSPNAIAEHAAIQVAALLSQAKVMENKVQKRDLRWEPTIRREVRDQVVGVVGTGHIGRVFLEIMQGFGAKVIAYDVYRNPELEATGVYVDTLDELLEQSDVVSLHVPHIPGVNDQMINAETIAKMKDDAVLVNVSRGLLVDTDAVVAALDSKKLFGFVMDTYEGEVGVFNKDWSENGLEDKRLDDLISRENVYVTPHTAFYTTHAVREMVYQSFDAAVAFAKGETPANAVKY